A region of Maribacter algicola DNA encodes the following proteins:
- a CDS encoding M20/M25/M40 family metallo-hydrolase: MIRKILFVVLLLPIFQNVTGQKLSRTEKKIIKSIEANNPDAIGFLEKVVNINSGTLNLEGVKKVGAEFSTAFGDIGFETNWISMPAEMNRAGHLFAETKGSKGKKLLLIGHLDTVFEEDSPFQTFTMVSDSTAHAPGGNDMKGGNLIILYALKALQENNLLGDAQIIVALTGDEESAGDPLEISRKDLIDAAKRSDIALGFETSTGFNYATVARRGSSGWKVEVEGKRAHSSGIFSENTGAGAIFEMSRILHGFYSDVKGEELLTFNPGTLLGGTFVTFDDMTSKGTVFGKTNVVAQRAEVRGGLRFISEEQKERTREKMRAIVAENLPKTSATISFSDMYPAMAPTQGNHALLQKLNQVSLDLNQGEVVAYDPGRRGAADTSFVAEYVDCLDGLGTMGTGAHTPQETVNLNTIEALTKRTAILIYRLINE; this comes from the coding sequence ATGATTCGAAAAATCCTATTCGTCGTTCTCTTGTTACCAATTTTCCAAAATGTAACGGGACAAAAACTATCCCGCACCGAGAAAAAAATCATCAAAAGTATCGAAGCCAATAATCCCGATGCCATTGGCTTTTTGGAAAAGGTGGTGAACATCAACAGCGGCACCCTGAATTTGGAAGGGGTGAAGAAGGTGGGGGCCGAATTCAGTACTGCTTTTGGCGACATCGGTTTTGAAACGAATTGGATTTCCATGCCCGCGGAAATGAACCGGGCAGGGCATTTGTTTGCCGAGACCAAAGGTTCCAAAGGAAAAAAGCTGTTATTAATCGGACATCTGGATACCGTTTTTGAGGAGGACAGCCCTTTTCAAACCTTTACGATGGTCAGTGACAGTACGGCCCACGCCCCTGGAGGCAATGATATGAAAGGTGGCAACCTCATTATTCTGTATGCCCTAAAAGCCTTGCAAGAAAATAATTTGTTGGGCGATGCCCAGATTATTGTGGCCCTAACGGGCGATGAGGAAAGTGCCGGGGACCCTTTGGAGATAAGTAGGAAGGACTTAATAGATGCCGCCAAAAGAAGCGATATTGCCTTGGGATTTGAAACATCGACCGGGTTTAACTACGCTACCGTAGCTCGACGTGGCTCTTCGGGATGGAAGGTGGAAGTAGAGGGGAAACGGGCCCATTCTTCGGGTATCTTTAGTGAAAATACGGGTGCGGGGGCCATTTTTGAAATGTCCCGTATCCTTCATGGTTTTTATTCCGATGTAAAAGGGGAGGAACTTTTGACCTTCAATCCCGGGACGTTGTTGGGAGGTACTTTTGTGACCTTTGATGACATGACAAGCAAAGGCACCGTTTTTGGAAAAACGAATGTGGTCGCCCAACGGGCCGAGGTACGGGGTGGACTGAGGTTTATTTCGGAGGAGCAAAAAGAACGTACCCGGGAGAAAATGAGGGCAATCGTTGCGGAAAACCTCCCAAAGACTTCGGCGACGATTTCATTTTCCGATATGTACCCGGCCATGGCACCGACCCAAGGTAATCATGCCCTTTTGCAAAAATTGAATCAAGTCAGCCTCGATTTAAATCAGGGAGAGGTAGTCGCTTATGATCCCGGTAGAAGAGGCGCTGCGGATACCTCTTTTGTGGCGGAATATGTGGATTGCCTGGACGGATTGGGCACCATGGGCACGGGCGCCCATACACCACAGGAAACCGTGAATCTGAACACCATTGAAGCGTTGACCAAAAGAACCGCTATTTTAATTTACCGATTAATTAACGAATAA